Proteins encoded together in one Bacteroides ovatus window:
- a CDS encoding acyltransferase family protein, producing MKSERLLSLDILRGITIVGMILVNNPGTWESIYAPLRHAEWNGLTPTDLVFPFFMFIMGVSMSFALSRFDHHFSRGFIIKLVRRTVILFLLGLFLSWFSLVCTGVEQPFSHIRILGVLQRLALAYFFGSLLIVGVRRPANLAWISGIILAGYSILLALGHGFELSEQNIIAVTDRTLFGEAHLYREWLPDGGRIFFDPEGLLSTLPCIAQVIIGYFCGNILREKTEIHHRLLQISILGIALLFAGWLLSYGCPLNKKVWSPTFVLVTCGFASLLLVFLTWLIDIRKKQKWGYPFHVFGTNPLFIYIVAGVLATLLEVITVGESSLQEKIYTSIWSVLPDAHLASLIYALLFIGFNYLIVWGLYKKQLFIKI from the coding sequence ATGAAATCAGAACGTTTACTTTCATTAGATATACTCCGGGGAATCACCATTGTCGGAATGATTTTGGTGAACAACCCCGGAACATGGGAATCCATTTACGCACCCTTGCGACATGCCGAATGGAACGGACTGACTCCGACTGATTTGGTCTTCCCGTTCTTCATGTTTATAATGGGCGTTTCCATGAGTTTTGCCTTATCCCGGTTCGATCATCATTTCAGTCGCGGTTTTATCATCAAACTGGTACGGCGCACGGTGATCTTGTTTTTGTTGGGACTTTTTCTTTCCTGGTTCTCGTTGGTGTGCACAGGAGTAGAACAACCTTTCTCGCACATACGTATTCTGGGAGTGTTGCAGCGGTTGGCATTGGCTTATTTCTTTGGTTCCTTGCTGATTGTGGGTGTCCGGCGTCCGGCAAATCTGGCATGGATCTCCGGGATCATTCTGGCAGGTTATTCCATCTTGCTGGCTTTGGGACACGGATTTGAACTTTCCGAACAGAATATTATTGCCGTTACAGATCGCACACTATTCGGAGAAGCCCATTTGTATCGGGAGTGGTTGCCGGATGGCGGGCGTATCTTTTTCGACCCGGAAGGCCTGTTGAGTACCTTGCCGTGCATTGCGCAAGTGATTATCGGTTATTTCTGCGGAAATATTTTGCGGGAGAAGACTGAAATCCATCACCGGCTGTTGCAGATCTCCATACTGGGTATTGCTCTTTTGTTTGCAGGATGGTTGTTGAGTTACGGCTGTCCGTTGAATAAGAAAGTATGGAGTCCGACTTTTGTGCTGGTGACTTGTGGTTTTGCTTCCTTGTTGCTTGTGTTTCTCACCTGGCTGATTGATATTCGTAAAAAGCAGAAATGGGGATATCCTTTCCATGTTTTTGGTACGAATCCATTGTTTATTTATATAGTGGCCGGTGTGTTAGCTACTTTGCTGGAGGTAATTACAGTTGGGGAGAGTAGCTTGCAGGAGAAGATTTACACTTCTATTTGGAGCGTTCTTCCCGATGCTCATCTGGCCTCTCTGATTTACGCCCTTCTGTTTATCGGATTCAATTATCTGATTGTATGGGGGCTGTACAAAAAGCAACTATTTATAAAGATATAG
- a CDS encoding beta-N-acetylhexosaminidase: MNYDKIKRTGILFLLGIGAITSLSCNDNDNANYPERVPTRLSVMPLPERVDYKESVVSLPQNVTVSQNIPASTSQLLKSTLEEKLSLSVSDASNDRAFIRVKQESDLAKEAYRLTVTKEGACVYYSTETGLLWGIQTLRQALEQANFFTSGSAKYLPMVDIKDAPKYDWRGFHIDVVRHMFTVDYLKKVIDCLSFYKINKLHLHLTDDQGWRIEVKKYPLLTQEGSWRDFDEYDKRCVELSQQDYNYEIDPRFVRNGSQYGGHYTQEEMKGLVSYALERGIDIVPEIDMPGHFSAAIKVYPELSCTGEAGWGEEFSYPICPSRPENYQFVQSIIDEMVEIFPSEYFHIGADEVEKDNWEQCEVCQRLMQQEGYQKVDELQNRFVKIMTNYVKGKGKKVMGWDDAFLEKEPQDLIYTYWRDWLPDQPGKITQKGYPIIFMEWSRFYLSATPSDEGLSSLYNFEFEPQFPGIVKQNVLGFQACVWTEMIPNERKFGQHVFPSLQAFSELAWGSSRNWIDFTNRLKWHVKWLNANGFYFTKPGFL, from the coding sequence ATGAACTATGATAAGATAAAAAGAACCGGAATATTATTCTTGTTGGGAATAGGTGCGATCACATCGTTGTCGTGCAATGATAATGATAACGCGAACTACCCGGAGCGAGTGCCCACCCGCCTGTCGGTGATGCCTTTGCCGGAAAGAGTCGATTATAAAGAATCGGTTGTCTCTCTCCCGCAGAATGTAACAGTCAGCCAGAACATTCCGGCTTCCACGTCGCAACTGTTGAAATCCACCCTGGAAGAGAAACTTTCTCTTTCCGTCAGTGATGCCTCCAACGATCGTGCCTTTATCCGTGTGAAACAGGAATCGGATTTGGCAAAAGAGGCTTACCGGCTCACCGTTACCAAAGAGGGAGCCTGCGTTTATTATTCAACGGAAACCGGACTTCTCTGGGGAATCCAGACATTGAGACAAGCGCTCGAACAAGCAAATTTCTTCACTTCCGGAAGTGCTAAATATCTTCCGATGGTCGATATAAAAGATGCTCCCAAATATGATTGGCGCGGATTTCATATCGATGTAGTCCGCCACATGTTTACGGTTGATTATCTGAAAAAGGTGATAGACTGTTTGTCTTTCTACAAGATAAACAAGCTTCACTTGCATCTGACGGACGATCAGGGTTGGCGCATTGAAGTGAAAAAATATCCGTTGCTGACGCAGGAAGGCAGCTGGCGCGACTTTGACGAATATGACAAGAGATGCGTAGAACTTTCCCAACAGGATTATAACTATGAGATAGATCCCCGTTTCGTGAGAAACGGTTCTCAATATGGTGGTCATTATACGCAGGAAGAGATGAAAGGTTTGGTAAGTTATGCGTTGGAAAGAGGGATCGATATTGTACCCGAAATTGACATGCCAGGTCATTTCTCGGCGGCTATCAAAGTCTATCCCGAGTTGTCGTGCACGGGAGAAGCCGGATGGGGAGAAGAATTCTCTTATCCTATCTGTCCCTCGCGTCCGGAGAACTATCAGTTCGTGCAGTCCATCATTGATGAGATGGTCGAGATTTTCCCTTCGGAATATTTCCATATCGGAGCAGATGAAGTGGAGAAAGATAACTGGGAACAGTGTGAAGTTTGTCAGCGATTGATGCAGCAGGAAGGTTATCAGAAAGTGGATGAACTGCAAAACCGTTTTGTGAAGATTATGACGAACTATGTGAAGGGTAAAGGCAAGAAAGTGATGGGATGGGACGATGCTTTTCTTGAAAAAGAGCCACAGGATTTGATTTATACTTATTGGCGAGACTGGCTGCCCGATCAGCCGGGAAAGATTACCCAGAAAGGTTATCCGATTATATTCATGGAATGGTCCCGTTTCTATTTGAGTGCAACGCCTTCAGACGAAGGATTAAGCTCTTTGTATAACTTCGAGTTCGAACCCCAGTTTCCCGGCATCGTGAAGCAAAATGTATTAGGCTTCCAGGCTTGTGTATGGACGGAGATGATTCCTAATGAACGGAAGTTTGGCCAGCACGTGTTTCCCTCTCTTCAAGCATTTTCGGAGTTGGCGTGGGGAAGTAGCCGTAACTGGATTGATTTTACCAATCGCCTGAAATGGCATGTTAAATGGTTGAATGCGAATGGATTCTATTTCACCAAACCGGGATTTCTTTAA
- the tnpB gene encoding IS66 family insertion sequence element accessory protein TnpB (TnpB, as the term is used for proteins encoded by IS66 family insertion elements, is considered an accessory protein, since TnpC, encoded by a neighboring gene, is a DDE family transposase.) yields MYSLTSANRYYLYQGFVRMNLGIDGLFKIIRSEMKDLSPVSGDIFLFFGKNRQSVKILRWDGDGFLLYYKRLEGGSFELPTFNPNTGNYEISYQVLSFILNGVSLKSVRLRKRFRI; encoded by the coding sequence ATGTATTCTCTAACATCAGCCAATCGATACTATCTGTACCAGGGCTTTGTTCGTATGAACCTTGGCATTGACGGTTTATTCAAAATTATACGATCGGAAATGAAGGACTTGTCTCCCGTTTCCGGAGATATCTTTTTATTCTTTGGTAAAAACCGACAAAGTGTAAAAATACTGCGTTGGGATGGCGATGGCTTTCTTCTGTACTACAAGCGCCTCGAAGGTGGAAGTTTTGAGTTACCGACATTTAACCCCAATACAGGTAATTACGAGATTTCTTATCAGGTTTTGTCTTTTATCTTAAATGGAGTGTCATTAAAGTCTGTACGGTTGAGAAAGCGTTTTAGGATCTAA
- the tnpC gene encoding IS66 family transposase, which produces MKKDEIIELLKEQIKGLRDDNNRLLDQIDALIKEVSSLKEALLQKGESLSKQQRLTKGLAKLVSNTSEQQQAPQSAISEEERQKIEAEKADKRKARKNNGAKRDMHYEMEEEEHVVYPDDPDFDINKARLFTTVPRICVRYECVPMRFIKHVYKIHTYTQEGRLFEGKTPASAFLNSSYDGSFIAGLMELRYIQSLPVERIINYFESHGFTLKKPTAHKLIEKASNLFENLYKCIRQTALSDPYKAADETYYKILVPEKNSKGKGVRKGYLWVVVGINTRMIYLLYDDGSRSERVILNELGSCKGIIQSDGYSPYRKLESDAYPNITRIPCLQHIKRKFIDCGEKEPDAKRIVELINALYQNEHKHKVGVEGWTVEQNLMHRKKYAPDILGEIKDVLDEIEERGDLLPKSELQEAITYLRNEWNAVVDIFNYGDTYLDNNMVERMNRYISLSRKNSLFFGSHKGAERGAILYTIALTCRMHKVNLFEYLTDVINRTAEWQPNTPIEKYRELLPDRWEKAND; this is translated from the coding sequence ATGAAAAAGGATGAGATCATAGAGTTATTGAAGGAACAAATCAAGGGATTACGAGATGACAACAACAGACTCTTGGACCAAATAGATGCTTTGATAAAGGAGGTTTCTTCCCTTAAAGAGGCACTCCTTCAAAAAGGCGAATCTCTTAGCAAGCAACAGCGCCTTACTAAGGGACTCGCCAAACTTGTATCCAACACATCCGAACAGCAACAGGCTCCCCAATCTGCCATATCCGAAGAGGAGCGACAGAAGATAGAAGCGGAAAAAGCAGATAAGCGTAAAGCAAGAAAGAACAATGGGGCCAAACGTGACATGCATTATGAGATGGAGGAAGAAGAACATGTCGTTTATCCCGATGATCCCGATTTTGACATCAATAAGGCCCGGTTGTTTACCACTGTTCCCAGAATATGCGTCCGCTATGAATGTGTACCCATGCGCTTCATCAAGCATGTCTACAAGATACACACCTATACGCAAGAAGGTCGCCTGTTTGAGGGAAAAACACCGGCTTCGGCCTTCTTGAATTCCAGCTATGACGGTTCATTTATTGCCGGATTGATGGAATTACGTTATATACAATCGCTACCTGTTGAAAGAATCATCAACTACTTCGAGAGTCATGGCTTTACGCTGAAGAAACCTACGGCTCATAAGTTGATAGAGAAAGCCTCAAACCTCTTCGAAAATCTTTATAAGTGCATCCGGCAGACAGCTTTGAGTGATCCTTATAAGGCAGCCGATGAAACCTATTACAAAATACTCGTCCCAGAAAAGAACAGCAAGGGAAAAGGAGTCAGGAAGGGATACCTTTGGGTGGTTGTCGGCATAAACACCAGGATGATATACTTGCTCTATGATGACGGCTCCCGGTCTGAAAGAGTTATTCTTAACGAATTAGGCAGTTGCAAAGGTATCATACAAAGCGATGGTTACTCACCTTACCGGAAGCTCGAAAGCGATGCTTATCCCAATATCACACGCATCCCGTGCTTGCAACATATAAAACGGAAATTTATAGATTGCGGTGAGAAGGAGCCGGATGCAAAAAGAATCGTGGAGCTGATAAACGCACTTTATCAAAACGAGCATAAGCATAAAGTTGGGGTTGAGGGATGGACGGTAGAACAGAATCTTATGCATCGAAAAAAGTATGCGCCGGACATACTCGGAGAAATAAAAGATGTGCTTGATGAAATAGAAGAACGGGGGGATTTATTACCTAAGAGCGAACTGCAGGAAGCCATTACCTATCTTCGCAATGAGTGGAATGCAGTGGTGGACATCTTTAATTATGGTGACACTTATCTGGACAACAATATGGTTGAACGGATGAACCGGTACATATCCTTATCTAGAAAAAACTCATTGTTCTTCGGCAGCCATAAGGGGGCCGAACGAGGCGCCATACTCTATACGATAGCACTCACTTGTAGGATGCATAAAGTGAATCTATTTGAGTATCTCACGGATGTGATAAACAGAACAGCCGAATGGCAACCGAACACACCAATTGAAAAATACAGGGAACTGCTTCCTGACAGATGGGAAAAGGCTAATGACTAA
- a CDS encoding DUF5016 domain-containing protein, translated as MMKHNNLFLWLLGLTVCWLASCSEEDGRVTYPYSCPEISELQFSTTDQTPAADSLYFSVKIHDPQTPLSTLEVKLMTGETLVSSQSIRTKGTDVSIVEKGIYIPFEAGLEENQEAKVILTAINVEGSEVTQTFDFHITRPQIPEVLYLHYNGEVVEMNRSEDNPYLYLTEVSDSEEGYPMELSGKISTTVSLDDAKLIWGAAEASNTAVLIEASGPSFAFDYRDWFVEQITFNVMTFELGVVGYQKNLKIKETELIASEGFFRAQISFTQGEEFEMSGFEDVEHAYNRDFFSYNPNNGKFTFLRKSGTWEIYYSSKYNYIWVARMGDTAPTCFWLVGHGFTCAPVWNEAYNSGGWNLEDISQLGYIVPIGEQKYQTTVYLSNTHEWESFEIEIYSDLQWNKDKGMLLQEGSLSGDTDGIELSGSNGITSGDGFVPGYYRLTFDASQGVGKETLHIERLSD; from the coding sequence ATGATGAAACACAATAATCTGTTTTTATGGCTGCTGGGGCTGACTGTTTGTTGGCTGGCTTCATGCAGCGAAGAAGATGGCCGGGTGACGTATCCATATTCGTGTCCCGAAATATCGGAACTGCAATTCTCAACTACCGATCAGACACCTGCTGCCGATTCTCTTTATTTTTCTGTGAAGATTCACGATCCGCAGACTCCTTTGTCTACGCTGGAAGTGAAATTGATGACAGGTGAAACTTTGGTCAGTTCGCAGTCGATCCGTACGAAAGGCACTGATGTCTCGATTGTTGAAAAAGGGATTTATATCCCGTTTGAAGCCGGACTTGAAGAGAATCAGGAAGCGAAGGTGATTCTGACAGCCATTAATGTGGAAGGTAGTGAAGTCACTCAAACATTTGATTTCCATATAACCCGTCCGCAGATTCCCGAAGTGCTTTATCTTCACTATAACGGTGAGGTGGTAGAAATGAACCGGAGTGAGGACAATCCTTACCTGTACCTTACGGAAGTTTCCGATTCGGAAGAGGGTTATCCGATGGAGCTATCCGGAAAGATCTCAACCACAGTATCATTGGATGATGCAAAACTGATTTGGGGAGCTGCCGAAGCAAGCAATACGGCAGTCCTTATTGAAGCGTCGGGCCCTAGCTTTGCTTTTGATTACCGGGATTGGTTTGTCGAACAAATCACTTTCAATGTGATGACTTTTGAACTGGGAGTAGTCGGCTACCAAAAGAACCTGAAAATTAAAGAAACCGAGTTGATAGCCAGTGAGGGATTTTTCCGTGCACAGATTAGCTTTACGCAGGGGGAAGAGTTCGAAATGAGTGGATTTGAAGATGTGGAACACGCTTACAATCGCGACTTCTTTAGCTATAATCCGAATAATGGCAAGTTTACCTTCTTGCGCAAATCAGGAACCTGGGAGATCTATTATTCTTCTAAGTATAATTATATCTGGGTGGCACGGATGGGTGATACGGCTCCCACTTGCTTCTGGCTGGTAGGACACGGATTTACATGCGCACCCGTCTGGAATGAAGCATATAATAGTGGAGGCTGGAATTTGGAAGACATATCACAGTTAGGATATATTGTGCCAATCGGTGAACAGAAATACCAGACCACCGTGTATTTGAGTAACACTCATGAATGGGAATCCTTCGAAATTGAAATTTACAGCGATTTGCAATGGAATAAAGATAAAGGCATGCTACTGCAAGAGGGTTCATTGTCCGGCGATACGGATGGAATTGAACTATCTGGTTCCAATGGAATAACGAGTGGCGACGGTTTCGTTCCCGGCTATTATCGTCTGACTTTCGACGCCTCGCAGGGAGTAGGCAAAGAAACTTTGCACATCGAACGATTGAGTGATTAA
- a CDS encoding RagB/SusD family nutrient uptake outer membrane protein: MKNIIKLAYVVLCTLVVSCSSFLDEKPQSDFMQEGTGTEDQESKYGSLADAQAELQGAYESFKADIFQSENYTIGDVQSDNCYIGGDGVAEQEFDLLKLTSTNYKVELVWSQYYSMAGTATSVIENTKMMDPTSTVAEERNRVIAEAKFLRAWAYFDIVRLWGDAPMVLDLIPTITAENLDKWYPVMYPERSATDKIYDQILDDLNEENTIRYLVSKNKGIFQATKGAAYALRAKVLATRGEKSTRDYTKVVEACDKVIAEGYTLVSNFDELWQPDKKFSSESIFEVYYTSDAPNWAYWVLLKEDDGSVTWRRYCTPTHDLVAKFDKEKDTRYASSILWKSVPYDTYWPADSYPLSYKIREKTSNIILMRLADILLLKAEALVELDRTPEAIRIVNSIRERAGFAPSSLDENMGQARGRLAVENERQLELYMEGQRWFDLVRNNRLLEVMQKHKDKDGRLLFAGLQAFRQLWPIPQGEKDKNTNLTQNEGY; the protein is encoded by the coding sequence ATGAAAAACATAATAAAGTTAGCGTATGTCGTACTCTGTACATTAGTCGTTTCATGCAGTAGTTTCCTAGATGAGAAACCGCAATCGGATTTTATGCAGGAAGGTACCGGAACGGAAGATCAGGAGTCTAAATATGGAAGTCTGGCAGATGCACAGGCCGAGTTGCAGGGTGCGTATGAGAGTTTTAAAGCAGATATATTCCAGTCGGAAAATTATACTATTGGAGATGTGCAGTCCGATAATTGTTATATCGGCGGAGATGGTGTGGCCGAACAGGAGTTTGATTTGTTGAAACTGACCTCTACCAATTATAAAGTAGAACTGGTCTGGTCACAGTATTATTCGATGGCGGGCACTGCAACCAGTGTGATTGAAAATACGAAGATGATGGATCCTACTTCTACCGTAGCAGAAGAACGTAATCGTGTTATTGCAGAAGCCAAGTTCTTGCGGGCATGGGCGTATTTTGATATTGTCCGTTTATGGGGTGATGCCCCGATGGTGCTGGATTTGATTCCGACCATTACAGCCGAAAACCTCGATAAATGGTATCCGGTGATGTATCCGGAACGTTCTGCCACAGATAAAATATATGACCAGATCCTGGACGACCTGAATGAAGAAAATACCATTCGTTACCTGGTAAGCAAGAATAAAGGAATTTTCCAGGCAACCAAGGGAGCAGCCTATGCTTTACGTGCCAAAGTGTTAGCAACGAGAGGGGAGAAATCAACACGCGACTATACCAAAGTGGTTGAGGCTTGTGACAAAGTAATAGCAGAAGGCTATACGCTGGTCAGCAATTTTGACGAGTTGTGGCAACCCGATAAGAAATTTTCTTCAGAAAGCATCTTTGAAGTCTATTACACCTCCGATGCACCCAACTGGGCTTACTGGGTATTGCTGAAAGAAGATGACGGATCAGTAACCTGGCGACGTTATTGTACACCTACTCATGATCTGGTTGCTAAATTTGACAAAGAGAAAGATACCCGTTATGCATCCAGTATTCTTTGGAAATCAGTGCCTTATGATACCTATTGGCCGGCAGACAGTTACCCGTTGTCTTATAAGATTCGCGAGAAGACTTCCAATATCATTTTGATGCGGTTGGCAGATATACTGCTGTTGAAAGCCGAAGCACTGGTAGAGTTGGACCGCACCCCGGAAGCCATCCGGATTGTAAACAGCATTAGAGAGCGTGCCGGTTTTGCTCCTTCTTCTTTAGATGAAAATATGGGGCAGGCCAGAGGACGCCTGGCGGTAGAGAACGAACGCCAATTAGAGTTGTATATGGAAGGTCAGCGCTGGTTCGACCTGGTACGCAATAATCGTTTGCTGGAAGTGATGCAGAAGCATAAAGACAAAGACGGCAGATTGCTGTTTGCAGGTTTGCAGGCTTTTCGGCAGTTGTGGCCGATTCCTCAAGGAGAGAAAGATAAGAACACCAATCTGACTCAAAATGAAGGCTATTAA
- a CDS encoding TonB-dependent receptor, whose product MRKQLHIIFRLVMFSCILLFVSQEASAQITFSVKNQTIRQTIRVIEKKADYSFFYTDKLPGLDQKISLTVSNESIDAVLEKVFKGSSISYKIESGKQVVLTLKSEQNAPQKGDKKTITGVVADRRGEPLIGVTVRVEGENIGTATDIDGRFSLEAPVGAKISFSYIGYVSQSHTVNKQNIYNVSLSEDSQVLEEVVVVGYGFMKRKDITTAVSVVSTADIEERPIMTAAQAIQGKAAGIQVVQPSGMPGSGVTIRVRGATSVQASNEPLYVVDGLPSDDISNISPNDIESMQILKDASSAAIYGARAANGVVLITTKRGKIGAPQVKMSAYVGFSKLGKKIDALNTEQYKDLMKDLKAVSDVAPNIPESETRYVDWTDLFFGTGVNQNYQLSVANGTEKLQYFVSGGYSDEQGIVEKAHFNRYNFRANLDSEQTKWLKMALNFAYSHTGGQWVNESRSSLRAGSILSVVNTPPFMQKRNPYDPNEYDEQAYGARILNPLAANAADSNTNTDHINGSLGFTVDILKGLKFKTTFGIELTNEHWDYYLDPISTSDGRGTKGRVEESFSRNFEWLFENLLTYDCSFNKHNLSILGGATQQRAQYNGSWMAGFDLAESYPDIHSISAANQLDKDACGSSASAWTLASFLGRVAYNYDSRYLLTVNFRADGSSRFAPGHRWGTFPSVSAGWRISGEKFMQPLQDIVTDLKLRAGWGMNGNQGGFGNYAYMASMSVSKLPVSEGNLYPGLAIKPGSAANKELTWEKTSQWNLGLDLTMFDSRLSFSVDAYYKKTTDLLLTVSLPENVVPSSVTRNDGEMVNKGMEFTLSSQNFKGNFQWNTDFNISFNRNKLTKLGLNKVYYYAEMYESKEKAVILKEGLPLGTFFGYISEGVDPETGDIIYRDLNGNGFIDPEDRTTLGNAQPKFIYGMTNTFSYAGFDLSVFLQGSQGNKIFNASRIDMEGMTDFRNQSVRVLDRWKRPGMITNVPRVGNTENNHNSSRFVEDGSYLRLKTVTLSYNFPKKWLNKIHLSRLQAYVTGQNLFTLTKYKGYDPEVNAFGGDSVAQGVDYGTYPQSRAVIFGLNIEF is encoded by the coding sequence ATGAGAAAACAATTACATATCATATTCAGGCTTGTTATGTTCAGTTGTATCTTGTTGTTTGTGTCTCAAGAGGCAAGTGCGCAGATCACTTTCTCTGTGAAGAATCAGACGATACGCCAGACGATACGAGTGATTGAAAAGAAGGCTGATTACAGCTTTTTTTATACGGATAAGCTTCCCGGATTAGATCAAAAAATTTCATTGACAGTGAGTAATGAAAGTATTGATGCGGTTTTAGAAAAAGTTTTCAAAGGATCATCTATTAGTTATAAAATAGAATCGGGTAAGCAAGTGGTGCTTACTCTGAAAAGTGAACAGAACGCCCCCCAGAAAGGCGATAAGAAAACAATCACCGGTGTTGTGGCCGACCGGAGGGGAGAACCCTTGATTGGTGTCACAGTGAGAGTGGAGGGAGAGAATATTGGAACCGCTACCGATATAGACGGTCGTTTCTCTTTGGAAGCTCCTGTGGGGGCAAAAATCAGTTTCTCCTATATCGGTTATGTTTCCCAATCTCATACGGTCAATAAGCAGAACATATACAATGTGTCATTGAGCGAAGATTCGCAGGTACTGGAAGAGGTAGTCGTAGTGGGATACGGTTTTATGAAACGGAAAGATATTACGACTGCGGTATCTGTCGTTTCCACGGCAGATATTGAAGAACGTCCGATTATGACAGCTGCACAGGCTATTCAGGGAAAGGCAGCCGGTATTCAGGTTGTGCAGCCGTCGGGTATGCCGGGTTCCGGAGTGACAATCCGGGTGAGAGGAGCCACTTCGGTACAGGCATCCAATGAACCGTTGTATGTGGTGGACGGTTTGCCGTCGGATGACATTTCGAATATCAGTCCGAATGATATTGAAAGCATGCAAATTCTGAAAGATGCCTCATCGGCAGCTATTTACGGAGCACGTGCGGCAAACGGAGTAGTGTTGATTACGACTAAAAGAGGAAAGATCGGTGCACCACAAGTGAAAATGAGTGCTTATGTGGGTTTCTCTAAATTAGGGAAAAAAATAGATGCGTTGAATACAGAACAATATAAAGACTTGATGAAAGACTTGAAAGCAGTTTCGGATGTTGCCCCAAATATCCCCGAAAGTGAAACGCGCTATGTGGACTGGACTGATTTATTCTTCGGTACGGGTGTCAATCAGAACTATCAGTTGTCTGTGGCAAATGGAACCGAGAAACTGCAATATTTTGTTTCCGGAGGTTATTCCGACGAACAGGGTATCGTGGAAAAAGCACATTTCAATCGGTATAATTTCCGTGCAAACCTGGATAGTGAGCAGACCAAATGGCTAAAGATGGCACTCAATTTTGCATATTCGCATACAGGCGGACAATGGGTGAACGAAAGCCGTAGTTCTTTGCGTGCCGGTTCCATCTTATCCGTTGTGAATACTCCTCCGTTTATGCAGAAGCGGAATCCGTATGATCCGAACGAATATGATGAACAGGCTTACGGTGCACGTATTCTGAATCCGCTGGCTGCCAATGCCGCAGACAGTAACACGAATACAGACCATATAAATGGCTCACTCGGCTTCACGGTTGACATACTCAAAGGACTGAAGTTTAAAACCACTTTTGGCATTGAACTGACCAATGAACATTGGGACTACTATCTGGACCCGATTTCAACTTCGGACGGACGGGGTACAAAAGGGCGTGTGGAAGAGAGTTTCTCACGAAACTTCGAATGGCTTTTTGAAAATTTGCTGACCTATGATTGTTCATTCAACAAACATAACCTTTCTATTTTGGGAGGGGCTACCCAGCAGCGTGCACAATATAACGGTTCGTGGATGGCAGGTTTCGACCTGGCAGAGTCTTATCCCGATATTCATTCCATCAGTGCCGCCAATCAACTGGATAAGGACGCTTGCGGTTCTTCTGCTTCCGCATGGACGCTGGCCTCTTTTCTGGGTCGTGTAGCCTACAATTACGACAGCCGTTATTTGCTGACGGTTAACTTCCGTGCAGACGGTTCTTCTCGTTTTGCCCCGGGACATCGTTGGGGTACTTTCCCTTCTGTTTCTGCAGGTTGGAGAATTTCAGGCGAAAAGTTCATGCAACCTTTGCAAGACATTGTTACCGACTTGAAATTACGTGCCGGATGGGGTATGAATGGTAACCAAGGCGGTTTTGGAAACTACGCTTACATGGCTTCCATGAGCGTCAGTAAACTGCCCGTTTCGGAGGGAAACTTATATCCGGGACTTGCCATTAAACCCGGCTCGGCAGCCAATAAAGAACTGACCTGGGAAAAAACAAGCCAATGGAATCTGGGACTCGACCTGACCATGTTTGATTCCCGCTTATCCTTCTCGGTTGATGCTTACTACAAAAAGACCACCGATTTACTATTGACAGTCAGCCTGCCGGAGAATGTGGTGCCGAGCAGTGTGACAAGAAACGACGGTGAGATGGTGAATAAAGGTATGGAGTTCACTCTCTCTTCCCAGAATTTTAAAGGTAACTTTCAGTGGAATACCGATTTCAATATATCTTTCAACCGGAATAAGCTGACGAAGCTCGGTTTGAATAAAGTTTATTATTATGCTGAAATGTACGAATCCAAGGAGAAAGCCGTCATCCTGAAAGAAGGTCTTCCGTTAGGCACATTCTTTGGTTACATATCAGAAGGCGTTGATCCGGAAACCGGAGATATTATCTATCGTGACTTGAATGGTAACGGTTTTATCGATCCGGAAGATCGCACTACTTTGGGAAATGCCCAGCCCAAGTTCATTTACGGTATGACGAATACATTTTCGTATGCCGGTTTCGACCTGTCTGTATTCTTGCAGGGAAGTCAGGGCAATAAGATTTTTAATGCATCGCGTATTGATATGGAAGGCATGACAGACTTTAGAAACCAGTCGGTTCGTGTGTTGGATCGTTGGAAACGACCGGGTATGATTACCAATGTCCCCCGCGTTGGTAATACAGAGAATAATCATAACTCCTCCCGTTTTGTAGAAGATGGATCTTACCTGCGCCTGAAAACAGTCACTTTATCCTATAATTTTCCTAAGAAATGGTTGAATAAGATACATCTGTCCAGATTGCAGGCTTACGTCACCGGACAGAATCTCTTCACACTGACTAAATACAAAGGATACGATCCTGAAGTAAATGCTTTTGGCGGAGACTCCGTTGCTCAAGGGGTGGACTATGGTACTTATCCTCAATCGAGGGCGGTAATTTTTGGTTTGAATATTGAATTTTAA